In the genome of Oncorhynchus mykiss isolate Arlee chromosome 18, USDA_OmykA_1.1, whole genome shotgun sequence, one region contains:
- the LOC110496135 gene encoding UPF0500 protein C1orf216 homolog isoform X3, with amino-acid sequence MGDSQSRSRSESSTRIESRSRRLESHSRRIESPARRSEFQPSKMLHQDRPVNPQYRGQGGTSPLRILSNNSQQQGGKRKQGEKDGNFNFLGQDDDVMTGGDENRNQVRPRNLGPLGRDQPHLPSSSNHYGPGPLSPLSRLPCWSPLESLPEIESGDDGYGRVPPDGAEEGKMEEEMGRMSDDEKEKQGLGGGVMKQGVVVEEEAEEEEEEVEVEDPEEWGDSDSDFEFSYRSSGSLSSLNMESGGEGAGMGGWDRIGVGEPKPDHHQGGNQETPAAPAGPLTPSLTRKWDDKMERKRSSKPLRTGNSLLDGEALSDSDTDCGELPELEDTVWTLRDRERFKAQEMEKHQAQLTMYRRLALIRWVRSLQGRVQEQQNRLQSSFDVILDHRKELLRMGAATTATATASQS; translated from the exons ATGGG TGACTCTCAGTCAAGATCAAGAAGTGAATCTTCAACAAGAATTGAGTCTCGGTCAAGAAGACTTGAATCTCATTCACGGAGAATTGAATCCCCAGCAAGAAGAAGTGAGTTTCAGCCGAGCAAAATGCTCCACCAGGACAGACCCGTAAACCCCCAGTACCGAGGCCAGGGAGGCACCTCCCCACTGAGGATCCTCAGCAACAACAGCCAGCAGCAGGGGGGCAAAAGGAAGCAAGGCGAGAAGGACGGCAACTTCAACTTCCTGGGTCAAGACGATGACGTCATGACGGGGGGAGACGAGAATCGCAACCAGGTGCGTCCTCGTAACCTGGGCCCATTGGGCCGCGACCAGCCccaccttccctcctcctccaaccaCTACGGTCCAGGGCCCCTGTCCCCGCTCTCCCGCCTGCCCTGCTGGAGCCCCCTGGAGTCCCTGCCTGAGATTGAGAGTGGGGACGATGGGTACGGAAGAGTGCCCCCGGATGGTGCGGAGGAGggcaagatggaggaggagatggggaggatgaGCGATGACGAGAAGGAGAAACAAGGCCTGGGGGGAGGTGTCATGAAACAGGGAGTGGTGGtggaagaggaggcggaggaggaggaggaggaggtggaagtgGAGGACCCAGAGGAATGGGGCGACAGCGACTCAGACTTTGAGTTCAGCTACAGGTCCAGTGGTAGCCTGTCCTCTCTCAACATGGAGAGCGGAGGCGAAGGGGCTGGCATGGGAGGGTGGGACCGCATCGGTGTGGGGGAGCCCAAGCCTGATCACCACCAGGGGGGCAACCAGGAGACCCCTGCCGCCCCAGCAGGCCCCCTTACCCCCTCTTTGACCAGGAAGTGGGATGACAAAATGGAGAGGAAAAGGAGCAGCAAGCCTCTGAGAACAGGGAACAGTCTGCTTGACGGAGAAGCGTTGTCGGACTCGGACACGGACTGCGGCGAGCTGCCTGAGCTGGAGGACACCGTGTGGACCCTGAGGGACCGCGAGCGTTTCAAGGCCCAGGAGATGGAGAAGCACCAGGCCCAGCTCACCATGTACCGCAGGCTGGCTCTGATCCGCTGGGTCCGCAGCCTGCAGGGCCGTGTCCAGGAGCAGCAGAACCGCCTCCAGTCCAGCTTTGACGTCATCCTCGACCACAGGAAGGAGCTGCTGCGCATGGGCGCTGCCACCACTGCAACTGCCACAGCCAGCCAATCGTAG
- the LOC110496135 gene encoding UPF0500 protein C1orf216 homolog isoform X1, protein MLHQDRPVNPQYRGQGGTSPLRILSNNSQQQGGKRKQGEKDGNFNFLGQDDDVMTGGDENRNQVRPRNLGPLGRDQPHLPSSSNHYGPGPLSPLSRLPCWSPLESLPEIESGDDGYGRVPPDGAEEGKMEEEMGRMSDDEKEKQGLGGGVMKQGVVVEEEAEEEEEEVEVEDPEEWGDSDSDFEFSYRSSGSLSSLNMESGGEGAGMGGWDRIGVGEPKPDHHQGGNQETPAAPAGPLTPSLTRKWDDKMERKRSSKPLRTGNSLLDGEALSDSDTDCGELPELEDTVWTLRDRERFKAQEMEKHQAQLTMYRRLALIRWVRSLQGRVQEQQNRLQSSFDVILDHRKELLRMGAATTATATASQS, encoded by the coding sequence ATGCTCCACCAGGACAGACCCGTAAACCCCCAGTACCGAGGCCAGGGAGGCACCTCCCCACTGAGGATCCTCAGCAACAACAGCCAGCAGCAGGGGGGCAAAAGGAAGCAAGGCGAGAAGGACGGCAACTTCAACTTCCTGGGTCAAGACGATGACGTCATGACGGGGGGAGACGAGAATCGCAACCAGGTGCGTCCTCGTAACCTGGGCCCATTGGGCCGCGACCAGCCccaccttccctcctcctccaaccaCTACGGTCCAGGGCCCCTGTCCCCGCTCTCCCGCCTGCCCTGCTGGAGCCCCCTGGAGTCCCTGCCTGAGATTGAGAGTGGGGACGATGGGTACGGAAGAGTGCCCCCGGATGGTGCGGAGGAGggcaagatggaggaggagatggggaggatgaGCGATGACGAGAAGGAGAAACAAGGCCTGGGGGGAGGTGTCATGAAACAGGGAGTGGTGGtggaagaggaggcggaggaggaggaggaggaggtggaagtgGAGGACCCAGAGGAATGGGGCGACAGCGACTCAGACTTTGAGTTCAGCTACAGGTCCAGTGGTAGCCTGTCCTCTCTCAACATGGAGAGCGGAGGCGAAGGGGCTGGCATGGGAGGGTGGGACCGCATCGGTGTGGGGGAGCCCAAGCCTGATCACCACCAGGGGGGCAACCAGGAGACCCCTGCCGCCCCAGCAGGCCCCCTTACCCCCTCTTTGACCAGGAAGTGGGATGACAAAATGGAGAGGAAAAGGAGCAGCAAGCCTCTGAGAACAGGGAACAGTCTGCTTGACGGAGAAGCGTTGTCGGACTCGGACACGGACTGCGGCGAGCTGCCTGAGCTGGAGGACACCGTGTGGACCCTGAGGGACCGCGAGCGTTTCAAGGCCCAGGAGATGGAGAAGCACCAGGCCCAGCTCACCATGTACCGCAGGCTGGCTCTGATCCGCTGGGTCCGCAGCCTGCAGGGCCGTGTCCAGGAGCAGCAGAACCGCCTCCAGTCCAGCTTTGACGTCATCCTCGACCACAGGAAGGAGCTGCTGCGCATGGGCGCTGCCACCACTGCAACTGCCACAGCCAGCCAATCGTAG
- the LOC110496135 gene encoding uncharacterized protein LOC110496135 isoform X2, producing MSGSTPNDSQSRSRSESSTRIESRSRRLESHSRRIESPARRSEFQPSKMLHQDRPVNPQYRGQGGTSPLRILSNNSQQQGGKRKQGEKDGNFNFLGQDDDVMTGGDENRNQVRPRNLGPLGRDQPHLPSSSNHYGPGPLSPLSRLPCWSPLESLPEIESGDDGYGRVPPDGAEEGKMEEEMGRMSDDEKEKQGLGGGVMKQGVVVEEEAEEEEEEVEVEDPEEWGDSDSDFEFSYRSSGSLSSLNMESGGEGAGMGGWDRIGVGEPKPDHHQGGNQETPAAPAGPLTPSLTRKWDDKMERKRSSKPLRTGNSLLDGEALSDSDTDCGELPELEDTVWTLRDRERFKAQEMEKHQAQLTMYRRLALIRWVRSLQGRVQEQQNRLQSSFDVILDHRKELLRMGAATTATATASQS from the exons ATGAGTGGCAGTACCCCGAA TGACTCTCAGTCAAGATCAAGAAGTGAATCTTCAACAAGAATTGAGTCTCGGTCAAGAAGACTTGAATCTCATTCACGGAGAATTGAATCCCCAGCAAGAAGAAGTGAGTTTCAGCCGAGCAAAATGCTCCACCAGGACAGACCCGTAAACCCCCAGTACCGAGGCCAGGGAGGCACCTCCCCACTGAGGATCCTCAGCAACAACAGCCAGCAGCAGGGGGGCAAAAGGAAGCAAGGCGAGAAGGACGGCAACTTCAACTTCCTGGGTCAAGACGATGACGTCATGACGGGGGGAGACGAGAATCGCAACCAGGTGCGTCCTCGTAACCTGGGCCCATTGGGCCGCGACCAGCCccaccttccctcctcctccaaccaCTACGGTCCAGGGCCCCTGTCCCCGCTCTCCCGCCTGCCCTGCTGGAGCCCCCTGGAGTCCCTGCCTGAGATTGAGAGTGGGGACGATGGGTACGGAAGAGTGCCCCCGGATGGTGCGGAGGAGggcaagatggaggaggagatggggaggatgaGCGATGACGAGAAGGAGAAACAAGGCCTGGGGGGAGGTGTCATGAAACAGGGAGTGGTGGtggaagaggaggcggaggaggaggaggaggaggtggaagtgGAGGACCCAGAGGAATGGGGCGACAGCGACTCAGACTTTGAGTTCAGCTACAGGTCCAGTGGTAGCCTGTCCTCTCTCAACATGGAGAGCGGAGGCGAAGGGGCTGGCATGGGAGGGTGGGACCGCATCGGTGTGGGGGAGCCCAAGCCTGATCACCACCAGGGGGGCAACCAGGAGACCCCTGCCGCCCCAGCAGGCCCCCTTACCCCCTCTTTGACCAGGAAGTGGGATGACAAAATGGAGAGGAAAAGGAGCAGCAAGCCTCTGAGAACAGGGAACAGTCTGCTTGACGGAGAAGCGTTGTCGGACTCGGACACGGACTGCGGCGAGCTGCCTGAGCTGGAGGACACCGTGTGGACCCTGAGGGACCGCGAGCGTTTCAAGGCCCAGGAGATGGAGAAGCACCAGGCCCAGCTCACCATGTACCGCAGGCTGGCTCTGATCCGCTGGGTCCGCAGCCTGCAGGGCCGTGTCCAGGAGCAGCAGAACCGCCTCCAGTCCAGCTTTGACGTCATCCTCGACCACAGGAAGGAGCTGCTGCGCATGGGCGCTGCCACCACTGCAACTGCCACAGCCAGCCAATCGTAG